A genomic segment from Thermococcus sp. LS1 encodes:
- a CDS encoding TldD/PmbA family protein: protein MEALERALKWAEDNLKAEYIELRYENLRKTTLGLKDGVFTSFTGKFHQGVAIRVLADGAWGFSSTSDLNNLEKAIEEAYKLARAAAQTKKEKIELAEIKPVQDFVKSKMKIKPAQVDVEEKVTHLRELEKLLKEDNAVKSVQIRYEDGSGQKILLTNEGTRIEWGYNYLFQGTYVTGKKEGKLAMARDSIGAVDHGWELMTDYEPNEKVTERLLRKMHSQLDGIAPKRGEWPIVAGPIVVGIIAHEALGHLAEADLTINSPFKDLIGKQIAPEYVTMSERYVEGGFGNDKYDDEGVPVKDIHIIENGILKEIMLNREYAHKWGMEPNGHARAESYRYPPIIRMRNTVFEPGDYSFEELIEDIKFGYYVVDFRGGQAQLNSAFQVGIQEGYVIRNGEIAEPIRDTSITGVAIEALKKISAVGKDFGLEVGFCGKGQTAFVSSGGPHMRFDGGILIG from the coding sequence ATGGAGGCACTTGAAAGGGCCCTTAAATGGGCTGAGGACAACCTGAAAGCGGAATACATAGAGTTAAGGTATGAGAACTTAAGAAAAACAACGCTCGGCCTCAAGGATGGCGTCTTTACGAGCTTCACCGGCAAGTTCCATCAGGGCGTTGCGATAAGGGTTCTCGCCGACGGTGCCTGGGGCTTTTCTTCGACGAGCGACCTTAACAACCTCGAGAAGGCCATCGAGGAGGCCTACAAACTCGCCAGGGCCGCTGCTCAGACCAAGAAAGAGAAGATTGAGCTGGCTGAGATAAAGCCTGTTCAGGACTTCGTGAAGAGCAAAATGAAGATTAAACCTGCTCAGGTAGACGTCGAGGAGAAAGTCACCCACCTCAGGGAGCTTGAGAAGCTCCTCAAGGAGGATAATGCAGTAAAGAGCGTTCAGATACGCTACGAAGACGGCAGCGGGCAGAAGATACTCCTCACCAACGAGGGGACCAGAATAGAGTGGGGCTACAACTACCTCTTCCAGGGAACCTACGTTACCGGAAAGAAGGAAGGGAAGCTTGCGATGGCAAGGGACAGCATCGGAGCCGTTGACCACGGCTGGGAACTCATGACAGACTACGAGCCCAACGAGAAGGTAACTGAGAGGCTCCTCAGGAAGATGCACTCCCAGCTGGACGGCATCGCTCCAAAGCGCGGCGAGTGGCCCATCGTCGCGGGCCCAATAGTCGTCGGCATCATCGCCCACGAAGCTCTTGGCCACCTTGCAGAGGCGGACTTAACGATAAATTCACCGTTTAAGGATCTCATCGGCAAGCAGATTGCCCCAGAGTACGTCACAATGAGCGAGCGCTATGTTGAGGGCGGCTTTGGCAACGATAAGTACGATGACGAGGGTGTTCCGGTTAAGGACATCCACATCATCGAGAACGGAATTCTCAAGGAGATAATGCTCAACCGCGAGTACGCCCACAAGTGGGGCATGGAGCCGAACGGCCATGCGAGGGCCGAGAGCTACCGCTACCCGCCGATAATCAGGATGCGCAATACCGTCTTCGAGCCCGGTGATTACTCCTTCGAGGAGCTCATCGAGGACATAAAGTTCGGTTACTACGTGGTTGACTTCCGCGGCGGCCAAGCGCAGCTCAACTCGGCCTTCCAGGTTGGAATTCAGGAAGGCTACGTCATCAGGAACGGTGAGATTGCAGAGCCTATACGGGACACTTCTATCACCGGCGTGGCAATAGAGGCCCTCAAGAAGATAAGCGCGGTCGGTAAGGACTTCGGTCTTGAAGTCGGCTTCTGCGGAAAGGGACAGACGGCCTTCGTCAGCTCGGGCGGTCCGCACATGCGCTTTGACGGGGGAATACTCATCGGGTGA